Genomic window (Sediminispirochaeta smaragdinae DSM 11293):
CACTATGGAACAATATTTTTTTAGAGAGACATCTTTTAAACTTCTCATGCAAAAGCGAGTTGCGGATATATTGCTGGTCTGCAGCCCCTACGATAAATTTATGCTCGAAGAGGATGGAAGAATCGACGAGTTGCTGTTTCAGGAATATGTCAGCCTGAATCTTCGCTATCCACCGAAATTTACCCAAGCATCTTCCGCAAAAGACGCCTTTGCCATGCTCGAAAAACGCCATTTCGATCTGGTCATTACCATGTTGAACATCGGGGATTTGAATGCCATTGATCTCGCGAAACGGATTAAGGCCAAATATCCAAATAAACCCATCATTGTTCTTACACCGATCTCGACACGAGAAACGATGCAACGCCTTCACAATGAAGATATATCATCCATTGATTATATTTTCAGCTGGCAGGGTAATCCGAATATCCTTCTGGCAATGGTAAAATTGATAGAAGATAGAATGAATGTTGCCGACGATGTGGCTACTGCCGGGGTTCAGACAATCATTCTGGTAGAGGATTCGGTACGATACTATTCAAGCTATCTCCCCATGATCTATCAGACTCTTTTTAGTCAGGCCCGATGTCTCATGACCGAGGGACTCAACGAGTGGCAGCAAACCATGCGCATGAGGGGACGTCCGAAAATTCTCTTGGCAAGGAACTATGAAGAGGCTATAGCCCTTTATGAGGCCTACAAAAGCAATCTTCTCGGCATTATCACCGATGTTACGTACAAAAAAGAGGGAGTAATCGATCGTTCCGCCGGGCTTAAACTATGCGAACATATCCGGAAAGAAAATCGAGAACTCCCCATCCTTCTTCAGTCGAGTCACCAGGAGCATATAAAGGATGCCGAGAGCCATCAGACCTCCTTCATCTACAAACACTCCAAGGGATTGCTCAAAGAGCTGGAAGAGTATATCAGATCAAACTACGGCTTTGGAGACTTTGTCTTTCGGGATCCGGAAACCCAGGCTCCTATCATGCGAGCCCATGATCTCTGGGAGCTCCAACACCGCATCGCGGAAATTCCCGATGATTCTTTTGTTGCCCATGTGAATAACAACGATATATCGAAGTGGCTCAAAGCACGTGCGCTTTTTTCTCTTGCCGAATACCTCCGTCCCAAACAACTTTCGGATTTCGACCACGCACAAGAGCTTCGTGACTTTATCATTGGTGCGATAAAACAGTTTCGCACCCAGGAGGGACGCGGTACTATAGCCGAATTCCAGCGGGATCGGTTCGACGAGTTATCCCTATTCAGCAGGATCGGAAACGGCAGCCTGGGGGGCAAGGGCCGAGGTCTTGCCTTTATCGATTTACAGCTGAAACAGAAGCGGCTCAACATAAAATATCCCGGGGTTATCGTATCGATTCCCCGGACGGTCGTGTTGACCACCGAAATATTCGAAGAATTCATGGAGACAAACAGACTTTACGATATAGCCCTCTCCGATCACAGCGACAAAGAAATTCTCGAAGCATTTCTTACCGCAAAGCTGCCGGTAAAGATAAGCGAAGACCTTTCAGCCCTTCTTCAGGTGGTACACAAGCCCATAGCCGTCCGCTCTTCCAGTCTGTTGGAGGACAGCCACTACCAACCCTTTGCCGGTATTTACTCCACCTTTATGCTTCCAAACAACCACACAGATCTCTCTCGAAGATTTCAGGATCTTGCCGAAGCGATACGGTGCGTTTTTGCTTCGACCTACTACCAGGCAAGCAAAGACTACATGCGTGCTACAAACAATCTGGTTGAGGAAGAAAAGATGGCAGTCATTATCCAGGAAATAACCGGTTCCGTTCATAATGATCGTTGTTATCCTCATATTTCAGGTGTTGCCCGTAGTCTCAATTTCTACCCAATCGAAAATGAGAAACCGGAAGACGGGATCGTCAACATTGCGTTAGGCTTGGGGAAAACCGTTGTGGAGGGTGGGATCTCTCTTAGGTTCAGCCCCCGTTACCCCAAAAAGATTATTCAACTTTCCGATACCAAAACAGCCATGAAGGAGACTCAGAAAAGCTTTTTCGCCCTCTCCATGGATTCCGAATCCTTCTCTGTTACCCACAAAGAAGAATCCAACATCATCAGCCTGGAACTCTCCGCTGCAGAAGAGGATGGGATGCTGAAGAATCTCGCCTCCACCTACGACATGGAAAATCATATACTGCGGGACGGCAGCGGATACAAAGGCCCAAGGGTTCTTACCTTCTCCGGTATCCTCCGCTACGGCATGTTTCCCTTGGCCGACATCATTACGGAATTGCTGAAGATGGGTAAACAGGCCATGAACGTTCCCATTGAAATAGAGTTCGCCGTCAACCTAAAGCCGGTAGGAGGAAGGCTTCCGACCTTCAGCTTCCTACAAATCAGACCAATTGTCGAAAACGCAGAGGCCGAGGATCTGGTGATCGAAGAACCTGATCCCAAAACGGCTCTTGTCTTTAGCAACAAAGCGATGGGGAACGGTAACTACCGGGAAATTCGTGATTTCGTCTATATCAACCCGGACCGTTTCGATCCCTCCAAGACAAAGGAGATGGCAACAAGCATAGCCGAGATCAATGCAGCGTTGGATGATGAAGATAGGGGATACATTCTTGTGGTTCCCGGTCGACTCGGATCAAGCGACAGGTGGCTGGGTATCCCCATCAACTGGAGTCAAATATCCAATGCCCGGGTCATTGTGGAGTCGGGACTGAAAAATTTCAGGGTGGATCCGAGCCAGGGCACCCATTTTTTTCAGAACATCACAAGCCTGAGAAATGCCTACCTCACCATCAATCCCTTTATGGACGACGGACTTTTCAATGTCGAGCATCTCAACAAGATGAAAGCCGCCAAGGAGGATGAATTCCTGCGACACATACGCTTCTCATCCCCCCTAACGGTAAAGATC
Coding sequences:
- a CDS encoding PEP/pyruvate-binding domain-containing protein; amino-acid sequence: MEQYFFRETSFKLLMQKRVADILLVCSPYDKFMLEEDGRIDELLFQEYVSLNLRYPPKFTQASSAKDAFAMLEKRHFDLVITMLNIGDLNAIDLAKRIKAKYPNKPIIVLTPISTRETMQRLHNEDISSIDYIFSWQGNPNILLAMVKLIEDRMNVADDVATAGVQTIILVEDSVRYYSSYLPMIYQTLFSQARCLMTEGLNEWQQTMRMRGRPKILLARNYEEAIALYEAYKSNLLGIITDVTYKKEGVIDRSAGLKLCEHIRKENRELPILLQSSHQEHIKDAESHQTSFIYKHSKGLLKELEEYIRSNYGFGDFVFRDPETQAPIMRAHDLWELQHRIAEIPDDSFVAHVNNNDISKWLKARALFSLAEYLRPKQLSDFDHAQELRDFIIGAIKQFRTQEGRGTIAEFQRDRFDELSLFSRIGNGSLGGKGRGLAFIDLQLKQKRLNIKYPGVIVSIPRTVVLTTEIFEEFMETNRLYDIALSDHSDKEILEAFLTAKLPVKISEDLSALLQVVHKPIAVRSSSLLEDSHYQPFAGIYSTFMLPNNHTDLSRRFQDLAEAIRCVFASTYYQASKDYMRATNNLVEEEKMAVIIQEITGSVHNDRCYPHISGVARSLNFYPIENEKPEDGIVNIALGLGKTVVEGGISLRFSPRYPKKIIQLSDTKTAMKETQKSFFALSMDSESFSVTHKEESNIISLELSAAEEDGMLKNLASTYDMENHILRDGSGYKGPRVLTFSGILRYGMFPLADIITELLKMGKQAMNVPIEIEFAVNLKPVGGRLPTFSFLQIRPIVENAEAEDLVIEEPDPKTALVFSNKAMGNGNYREIRDFVYINPDRFDPSKTKEMATSIAEINAALDDEDRGYILVVPGRLGSSDRWLGIPINWSQISNARVIVESGLKNFRVDPSQGTHFFQNITSLRNAYLTINPFMDDGLFNVEHLNKMKAAKEDEFLRHIRFSSPLTVKIDGKTGRGLITL